A part of Gossypium hirsutum isolate 1008001.06 chromosome A07, Gossypium_hirsutum_v2.1, whole genome shotgun sequence genomic DNA contains:
- the LOC107954950 gene encoding OBERON-like protein produces MGTSSGSNINHQHSSKMLPPRQQPRPGSLQTSLSLVSSEHRLSPDAQEPRSNSDNVHESPTESASSQETWPTADAVTAKKMENGKIENDCPEQSVIRRVSSADKITLRDIARERVDVISEKMHRLPDEFLDELKNQLKAILEGNGGSQNREEFLILQKLVQSRSDLTAKTLIRAHRAQLEILVAINTGIQAFLHPNISLSQTSLIEVFVYKRCRNIACQNQLPADDCTCELCANRNGFCNLCMCVICNKFDFEVNTCRWIGCDLCSHWTHTDCAIRDGQICMGPSVKSGSGPTEMLFRCRACNRTSELFGWVKDVFQHCAPAWYREALMRELDFVSRIFRGSDDPRGKKLFWKCEDLLEKMRGGQPESTACRSILIFFQELDMDSPTSLENGEGGRLIAPQEACNRIADVVQEAIRKMEMVADEKMRMFKKARLALDACDRELEDKAKEVAELKLERQKKKLQVEELERIVRLKQAEADMFQLKANEAKREAERLQRIALAKSDKSEEEYASSYLKLRLSEAEAEKQYLFEKIKLQESSRASQSSSGGDPSLMYSKIRDLLHGYNIIPAKTESQPNERHGFRANP; encoded by the exons ATGGGAACATCGTCGGGTTCTAATATTAACCACCAGCATTCATCGAAGATGTTGCCCCCACGGCAACAACCACGACCAGGGAGCTTACAAACTTCGTTGTCCTTAGTCTCCTCTGAACATCGCTTGTCACCTGATGCTCAAGAACCTAGATCGAACTCAGATAACGTTCACGAATCCCCAACTGAGAGTGCTAGCTCACAAGAGACTTGGCCTACTGCTGATGCTGTCACAGCAAAGAAGATGGAAAATGGGAAAATAGAAAATGACTGCCCTGAGCAATCTGTCATTCGTCGTGTTTCTAGTGCTGATAAGATAACTCTTAGAGACATCGCAAGAGAAAGAGTTGATGTTATCTCTGAAAAGATGCATCGCCTACCTGATGAATTTCTAGATGAGCTAAAGAATCAACTCAAGGCTATTCTGGAAGGCAATGGAGGGTCACAAAACAGGGAAGAGTTTTTGATTCTGCAGAAGCTTGTTCAAAGTAGATCTGATTTGACAGCAAAGACATTGATTAGAGCACACCGGGCACAGCTCGAAATCCTCGTTGCAATAAATACAGGAATTCAGGCATTCCTGCATCCAAACATCAGTTTATCCCAAACTTCTCTCATTGAGGTTTTTGTGTACAAAAGATGCAGAAACATTGCATGTCAAAACCAGCTACCCGCAGATGACTGCACCTGTGAACTATGCGCCAATAGGAATGGTTTTTGCAATCTATGCATGTGTGTCATCTGCAACAAGTTTGATTTTGAAGTAAATACCTGCCGCTGGATTGGTTGTGATTTATGCTCCCATTGGACTCATACTGATTGTGCTATTCGTGATGGGCAAATTTGTATGGGCCCTTCTGTTAAAAGTGGATCAGGTCCTACTGAAATGCTTTTTCGCTGCCGTGCTTGCAATCGAACATCTGAGCTGTTTGGTTGGGTCAAAGATGTCTTCCAACATTGTGCTCCAGCCTGGTATAGGGAGGCTCTTATGAGAGAACTTGATTTTGTTAGTAGGATTTTTCGCGGAAGTGATGACCCTAGAGGGAAGAAACTCTTCTGGAAGTGTGAGGATCTTTTGGAAAAAATGAGGGGTGGACAACCAGAATCCACTGCTTGCAGATCGATATTAATATTTTTCCAAG AGCTTGATATGGATTCTCCGACAAGTCTGGAAAATGGGGAAGGTGGACGTCTGATAGCACCACAAGAGGCGTGCAATCGAATTGCAGATGTAGTCCAGGAGGCCATAAGAAAGATGGAAATGGTGGCTGATGAGAAGATGAGGATGTTCAAGAAAGCTCGCTTGGCTCTTGATGCTTGTGATCGGGAGCTTGAGGATAAGGCCAAGGAAGTAGCAGAACTGAAGCTGGAGAGACAAAAAAAGAAGCTGCAAGTAGAAGAGCTGGAGAGGATTGTAAGGCTTAAACAGGCAGAGGCTGATATGTTCCAGCTTAAGGCCAATGAGGCAAAACGAGAGGCTGAGAGGCTTCAAAGGATTGCACTTGCAAAGTCTGATAAATCGGAAGAAGAGTATGCTAGCAGTTACCTGAAACTACGGTTGAGTGAGGCAGAGGCTGAGAAGCAATATTTGTTTGAAAAAATAAAGCTGCAGGAGTCCTCACGGGCATCGCAGAGTAGTAGTGGAGGTGACCCTTCACTTATGTATTCCAAAATCCGTGATCTGCTCCATGGGTACAATATCATCCCCGCTAAAACAGAGTCTCAGCCAAATGAGCGTCATGGTTTTAGAGCAAATCCCTGA